One Azospirillum sp. B510 genomic window carries:
- the coxB gene encoding cytochrome c oxidase subunit II, translating to MKRQSLYAAGLAAVLSMGVGGAGWVGAALANEPRPWEMGMQPSASPVKHLMTSFNDLLTVIITLIVVFVAGLLAYCAVRFNAKRNPVPSKTSHHTLLEVAWTVVPVIILIVIAVPSFKLLYAAERIPQADMTIKVTGHQWYWDYEYPDHGNITFSSYMIADADLKPGQRRLLEVDNRVLVPVNTTVRVLVTAGDVIHSWAVPAFGLKKDGVPGRINETWFKAEREGVYYGQCSEICGTNHGFMPIAVEAVSKEAFDAWVAKAKTASAPKDGPHDLASRPTGTLVE from the coding sequence ATGAAAAGGCAAAGCCTGTACGCCGCCGGCCTGGCGGCGGTCCTGTCGATGGGTGTGGGAGGCGCGGGCTGGGTCGGCGCCGCCCTGGCGAACGAGCCGCGGCCGTGGGAGATGGGCATGCAGCCCTCCGCCTCGCCGGTCAAGCATCTGATGACCTCGTTCAACGACCTGCTGACCGTCATCATCACGCTGATCGTCGTCTTCGTCGCGGGGTTGCTGGCCTATTGCGCCGTCCGCTTCAACGCGAAGAGGAACCCGGTTCCGTCGAAGACCTCGCACCACACGTTGCTGGAGGTCGCCTGGACCGTGGTTCCGGTCATCATCCTGATCGTGATCGCCGTGCCGTCCTTCAAGCTGCTCTACGCGGCGGAGCGCATCCCGCAGGCCGACATGACCATCAAGGTCACCGGGCATCAGTGGTACTGGGATTATGAATATCCCGACCATGGCAACATCACCTTTTCCAGCTACATGATCGCCGATGCGGATCTGAAGCCGGGTCAGCGTCGTCTGCTGGAGGTCGACAACCGCGTCCTCGTGCCGGTCAATACCACCGTCCGGGTGCTGGTGACCGCCGGCGACGTGATCCATTCCTGGGCGGTGCCGGCCTTCGGCCTGAAGAAGGACGGCGTTCCCGGCCGCATCAACGAGACCTGGTTCAAGGCCGAGCGCGAGGGCGTCTATTACGGTCAATGCTCGGAAATCTGCGGCACCAACCACGGCTTCATGCCGATCGCGGTGGAGGCGGTGTCGAAGGAGGCGTTCGACGCCTGGGTCGCCAAGGCCAAGACGGCCTCCGCGCCGAAGGATGGTCCCCACGATCTGGCATCGCGCCCGACCGGCACGCTGGTCGAATAG